The Pagrus major chromosome 10, Pma_NU_1.0 genome contains a region encoding:
- the LOC141003157 gene encoding interferon-induced very large GTPase 1-like yields MESSEEEDFHDAPDSFSEPCCEEGTDASPTPQSDYVPPPEITVLSVGQKTVSFGIPLTDDSVKYTLELDYSCDTQRDSLIRDDSSTVEVEGLIPGTEYTFSITRITDNGNRSKATSLSVFTEPSPPVQIAVYQVSSESLSLRWDPPAGDVESYIVTCCHEGEVVREMATDTNNLTLSGLSPGVCYSLQVSAQLRNGRRSKLDVTSANTKTQMKSLLEDLGLEQLYTEKLSLSTILQIEEKTITDEPAKCNSDLPWYFLKKLMMVNVTARNVKCTSACESTCEAASENTESDFDDLLDSEHSDDMLNPLDIITALFLCSDGFVQQEMALKMSMCQFSVPLLLPDCDTKQCTLMLWAMRDIVKKHRPQSLSESRGFIEDRIVVSELPMISFVRLGECSLSKSEILNKLLSNAQQYHDTFVHSNMECGDSPRRISNGVAEISWYLPCGNKNMDIFSEPVAVANLRGDIASFETQFSFLCLTSAAVFVFFENVDSECELLMNKHHKAEIFLVGNHQSSRFSMDALKKVATKMGLTKNNIILKTNQNNDADFVKKLRKTISNVVENPKMKMGIEQMADIAHELGIWVDEDCPECQTAKTNADAITAEIQDILKYKETQLPLQGQIWKELTGLEKEEFRLRGVGSESIEKYKSDLQVQKEKLRKEQNSYDMSNAMTCFIQAISSPGTERSYFLKWMRINLDNLSREKLSDLRERYKEKSKNSENKEEIKEIDRQLSNSSLGTEHFFREMGQIYEASLSLPETDPSCQQLQHLPKLCAGLLLDGFPLELVDGDASNIPLRWVSDVLSQLNDLVSPKNKILVVTVLGVQSTGKSTLLNTMFGVQFAVSSGRCTRGAFMLLIRVNDDVKKVLNCDFMVIIDTEGLKSPELAQLDNSYEHDNELATLVVGLSDITIINIAMENSTEMKDILQIVVHAFLRMTEVGKKPKCQFVHQNVSDVSAHEKNLRDRKLLLQQLNEMTRAAAKMEKKEENKSFTDVMEYSPDTGNWYVPGLWNGNPPMAPVNAGYSEAVYELKKNIIQMLGSCESSANNILEFTEWVKSLWNAVKHENFIFSFRNSLVADAYMRLCTEFNKWEWEFKKEMYIWVTEAETRIYNFGTVAGKSETSDMSDFLTHLKSKACTELSKWETKTLEKLAKYFKQTDGHVYLVEGYREDFANSAKSLRREMENSVINQLTAAADIRQGMKEIDRIKENHTKQIEERVCALIEECRQKKVKMTDKELDEKFDKMWNKTLNELSFPEQKVTDVIARVTSDLRTNLSHRGGGASKLLCQKRLQDCGQGPFKYTVEGFIKQFKHGVSKLFNVEDQVMALQNLADRIITDCTEFVTDKVKRKNNYHDTYIQEILHMIDEKLINNQNVKIEIKFEVPLKQHICGFAARQFQKMHEDFLCENDPYRCLNQNKKKFCDDFKDVFHERDQCQKKAEEFTERCLRPAVEDFINRSLGPDIIGEMKTKFKFSTRMFFQYSILLDLLSKQNFMKYQRYIRSYESYANKWVLECILKHFSNGSKLFEFEDQHLQSRINSINIAINKAKTEKSGNLKTFVENVCQKLGDKLVISQDALGAFMILNNADQEQFAHWLTVCVKDMGQALREKFKETSIQMKLESLHVNPQNELFSEMIGCGKQCPFCKAPCEAGGREHTEHHTSLHRPKGLGETTWHGTENLVIDICSSSVVSDTHFRCNATNGEWHPYKLYTEIFPDWKIAPDASLQASDYWKYVLAKFNDKFAEAYYAKPADIPVIWENITYEQAEESLKKTFNIK; encoded by the exons ATGGAGAGCTCTGAAGAGGAG GACTTCCATGATGCACCTGATTCCTTCTCTGAGCCATGCTGTGAGGAAGGAACAGACGCTTCACCAACACCACAGTCTGACT ATGTCCCTCCaccagaaataacagttctcaGTGTTGGTCAGAAGACTGTTTCCTTTGGTATACCACTCACTGATGACTCTGTTAAGTATACACTGGAATTAGACTACTCCtgtgacacacagagagacagtttgatcagagatGACTCCAGCACTGTGGAGGTTGAGGGACTGATTCCTGGGACTGAGTATACTTTCAGCATCACAAGGATCACAGACAATGGAAATCGAAGCAAAGCAacctcgctgtctgtcttcacag AGCCCAGCCCTCCTGTGCAGATTGCAGTCTATCAGGTCAGCAGTGAGTCACTCTCTCTGCGATGGGACCCCCCTGCTGGTGATGTGGAGAGTTACATTGTAACGTGTTGCCATGAGGGAGAAGTTGTGCGAGAGATGGCAACGGACACAAACAACCTGACTCTCAGCGGCCTGAGTCCAGGGGTGTGTTactctctgcaggtttctgcaCAACTTAGGAATGGAAGAAGAAGCAAGCTAGATGTAACATCTGCCAACACAA agacacaaatgaAGAGCTTATTGGAGGATCTGGGGTTGGAGCAGCTCTACACAGAGAAGCTGTCGCTGAGCACAATACTTCAGATTGAGGAGAAGACCATCACTGATGAACCTGCCAAGTGTAATTCAGATCTTCCATGGTATTTTCTGAAGAAACTGATGATGGTTAATGTGACAGCTAGGAATGTGAAATGTACATCTGCATGTGAGTCAACCTGTGAGGCTGCATCAGAAAATACAGAGTCAGATTTTGATGATCTGCTTGACAGTGAACATTCAGATGATATGTTGAACCCCCTCGACATAATCACTGCTCTCTTCCTGTGCTCTGATGGTTTTGTACAGCAGGAAATGGCTCTCAAAATGTCCATGTGTCAGTTTTCTGTGCCTCTGCTGCTCCCTGATTGTGACACAAAGCAGTGCACACTCATGCTTTGGGCCATGAGAGACATTGTTAAAAAGCACAGACCTCAGTCGCTTTCAGAATCCAGGGGCTTTATTGAAGACAGAATTGTTGTCTCTGAACTTCCAATGATATCCTTTGTGAGACTGGGTGAGTGCTCCTTGTCCAAGTCAGAGATCCTTAATAAGCTTCTGAGCAATGCTCAGCAGTACCATGACACCTTTGTTCACTCTAACATGGAGTGTGGTGACAGTCCAAGGAGAATATCCAATGGAGTGGCTGAAATTTCTTGGTACCTTCCTTGTGGGAACAAAAACATGGACATTTTCAGTGAGCCAGTAGCTGTAGCTAACCTTCGTGGGGACATTGCTTCATTTGaaacacaattttcatttttgtgtctgacatctgcagcagtaTTTGTATTCTTTGAAAATGTAGACTCTGAATGTGAGCTGCTTATGAACAAACACCACAAGGCAGAGATCTTCTTGGTGGGAAACCATCAAAGCAGTCGCTTCAGTATGGATGCTCTAAAAAAAGTAGCAACAAAGATGGGCTTGACTAAAAACAACATCATTCTTAAGACTAATCAGAATAATGATGCAGACTTTGTCAAAAAATTGAGGAAAACAATCAGTAATGTAGTTGAGAACCCAAAGATGAAGATGGGCATTGAGCAGATGGCTGACATTGCCCATGAACTGGGAATCTGGGTTGATGAGGACTGTCCAGAGTGCCAGACTGCCAAGACCAATGCTGATGCCATCACTGCAGAAATTCAAGACATCCTGAAATATAAAGAAACTCAGCTACCATTGCAAGGCCAAATATGGAAAGAACTGACTGGTTTAGAGAAGGAAGAGTTTCGGCTTAGAGGAGTTGGGTCTGAAAGCATAGAAAAGTACAAAAGTGATCTTCAagtacagaaagaaaaacttcGGAAAGAACAGAACTCTTATGACATGTCAAATGCAATGACATGTTTCATCCAAGCAATATCAAGCCCAGGGACAGAGAGATCCTATTTCCTGAAATGGATGCGAATTAACCTCGATAACTTATCTCGAGAAAAACTGTCTGACCTCAGGGAGCGGTACaaagaaaaatccaaaaattCTGAGAACAAAGAGGAAATCAAAGAGATTGACAGACAGCTTTCCAACAGCTCACTGGGGACTGAACACTTCTTCCGTGAAATGGGTCAGATCTATGAAGCTTCACTCTCCCTTCCAGAAACTGACCCATCATGTCAACAGTTACAGCATCTGCCTAAACTATGTGCAGGATTGTTGCTTGATGGATTTCCCCTTGAGCTTGTAGATGGAGATGCATCCAACATACCTCTCAGATGGGTGAGTGATGTTCTCTCTCAGCTCAATGACCTGGTGTCTCCTAAGAACAAGATACTGGTGGTCACAGTTCTTGGAGTTCAGAGCACAGGGAAGTCCACTCTCCTCAACACCATGTTTGGAGTGCAGTTTGCAGTCAGCAGTGGTCGATGCACTCGAGGTGCCTTCATGTTGCTCATCAGAGTCAATGACGATGTTAAAAAAGTTCTCAACTGTGACTTCATGGTGATCATTGACACTGAGGGCTTAAAGTCACCAGAACTCGCACAACTGGACAACAGCTATGAGCACGACAATGAGCTTGCAACACTTGTTGTGGGGCTGAGTGATATCACCATTATCAATATTGCAATGGAGAActcaacagaaatgaaagacaTCCTACAAATAGTGGTGCATGCTTTTCTCAGGATGACAGAGGTGGGCAAAAAGCccaaatgtcagtttgttcacCAGAATGTGTCAGATGTTTCAGCCCATGAGAAGAACTTACGAGACAGGAAACTGCTCTTGCAACAGTTAAACGAGATGACGCGGGCAGCAgccaaaatggaaaagaaagaggagaacaaGAGCTTCACTGATGTGATGGAGTACAGTCCAGACACTGGGAACTGGTACGTTCCTGGTCTCTGGAATGGAAACCCACCAATGGCACCAGTCAATGCAGGGTACAGTGAGGCTGTTTATGAGCTCAAGAAAAACATTATCCAAATGTTAGGAAGTTGTGAGTCGTCTGCTAATAATATCTTGGAGTTTACAGAGTGGGTGAAAAGCCTGTGGAATGCAGTGAAGCATGAAAACTTCATCTTCAGCTTCAGAAACAGCCTGGTGGCTGATGCATACATGAGACTGTGCACAGAATTCAACAAGTGGGAATGGGAATTCAAAAAAGAGATGTACATCTGGGTTACAGAAGCTGAAACAAGAATTTACAACTTTGGCACAGTTGCTGGAAAATCTGAGACATCAGACATGTCAGATTTTCTCActcatttaaaaagtaaagctTGCACTGAGCTGTCCAAATGGGAAACAAAGACTCTTGAAAAGCTGGCAAAATACTTCAAGCAAACAGACGGTCACGTCTATCTAGTTGAAGGATACAGAGAAGACTTTGCAAACAGTGCAAAGAGCCTTCGACGAGAAATGGAGAACTCTGTAATCAAtcagctcacagcagcagctgacatcagacaggGAATGAAAGAAATTGACAGAATCAAGGAGAATCACACAAAACAGATAGAGGAGAGAGTATGTGCATTGATTGAAGAATGTCggcaaaaaaaagtcaagatgACAGACAAAGAGCTGGATGAAAAATTTGATAAGATGTggaataaaacactgaatgaacTATCATTTCCGGAGCAAAAGGTCACAGATGTCATCGCAAGAGTGACCTCTGACTTGAGAACAAATCTATCACACAGGGGCGGTGGTGCATCTAAACTGTTGTGTCAAAAAAGGCTGCAAGATTGTGGACAGGGGCCTTTCAAATATACTGTGGAAGGATTTATCAAGCAGTTTAAACACGGAGTCAGCAAACTCTTTAATGTTGAAGATCAAGTAATGGCTTTACAAAATCTAGCTGATCGCATCATCACGGACTGCACAGAGTTTGTGACTgacaaagtgaaaagaaaaaacaattatcACGACACTTACATCCAGGAGATCCTACACATGATTGATGAGAAGCTGATAAACAATCAGAATGTGAAGATAGAGATCAAGTTTGAAGTTCCTCTCAAACAGCACATCTGTGGATTTGCAGCCAGACAGTTTCAGAAAATGCATGAAGATTTCCTGTGTGAGAATGATCCCTACAGATgtctgaatcaaaacaaaaaaaagttttgtgatgattttaaagatgtgttCCATGAACGAGACCAGTGCCAGAAGAAAGCAGAAGAATTCACAGAACGCTGCTTGAGGCCTGCAGTGGAAGACTTTATCAACCGCTCCTTGGGTCCTGATATCATTGGTGAAATGAAGACAAAGTTCAAGTTCAGCACACGAATGTTCTTCCAGTATTCAATTTTACTGGATTTGCTCTCAAAGCAGAACTTTATGAAGTATCAGAGGTACATTCGCTCATATGAGAGTTATGCCAACAAATGGGTTCTTGAATGCATCTTGAAACATTTCTCAAATGGGTCTAAACTGTTTGAGTTTGAAGATCAACATCTCCAGTCAAGAATCAACAGCATAAATATTGCTATCAACAAagctaaaacagaaaagagtgGCAACCTGAAGACATTTGTTGAGAATGTCTGTCAGAAACTTGGTGATAAACTGGTCATTTCCCAGGATGCTCTTGGTGCTTTCATGATCCTGAACAATGCTGACCAGGAACAGTTTGCTCACtggctcactgtgtgtgtgaaggacaTGGGACAAGCTCTTAGAGAGAAATTCAAAGAAACAAGCATCCAAATGAAACTAGAATCTCTTCATGTGAATCCTCAGAACGAGCTTTTTTCAGAAATGATCGGCTGTGGCAAACAGTGTCCATTCTGCAAAGCACCTTgtgaggcaggaggaagagaacATACAGAGCACCACACTTCACTACATCGACCAAAGGGTCTGGGTGAAACTACCTGGCATGGAACAGAAAACCTTGTCATTGACATTTGCTCTTCTTCGGTGGTCAGTGACACGCATTTTCGCTGCAATGCCACAAATGGTGAATGGCACCCTTACAAGCTTTACACAGAAATTTTCCCAGACTGGAAAATTGCTCCAGATGCAAGCCTTCAGGCATCAGACTACTGGAAATATGTGCTGGCAAAGTTTAATGACAAGTTTGCAGAAGCATATTATGCAAAGCCTGCTGATATTCCAGTAATTTGGGAAAATATCACATACGAGCAGGCAGAGGAGAGTCTGAAAAAGACATTCAACATCAAATGA
- the pop7 gene encoding ribonuclease P protein subunit p20, giving the protein MTEPRNPGMSSIPQTAPVHTDSTSPAVEMDPVEYTLRKRLPRKLPKRRNDVYVNMKTDFRAQLARCQKLLESGGHREICVHGLGLAINRAINIALQLQASSQGVLQLAANTSTVELVDDLEPEDPDEAGEPMTRTRNNSAIHIKVFYPDPQ; this is encoded by the coding sequence ATGACAGAGCCACGCAACCCAGGAATGTCCTCCATCCCACAAACAGCTCCGGTGCACACTGACTCCACGTCTCCAGCTGTAGAGATGGACCCAGTGGAGTACACCCTTAGGAAGCGCCTCCCCCGGAAACTCCCAAAGAGAAGGAACGACGTCTACGTCAACATGAAGACTGATTTCCGGGCTCAGCTGGCACGCTGTCAGAAGCTTCTGGAAAGTGGGGGTCACAGGGAGATCTGTGTCCATGGCCTGGGCCTGGCCATCAACAGGGCTATCAACATCGCCCTTCAGCTGCAGGCCAGCAGCCAGGGGGTGCTGCAGCTGGCAGCCAACACCTCCACTGTGGAGCTTGTGGACGATCTGGAGCCTGAAGATCCTGATGAAGCCGGGGAGCCTATGACGCGTACACGCAACAACTCGGCCATTCACATCAAGGTTTTCTACCCTGACCCTCAGTGA